One genomic segment of Procambarus clarkii isolate CNS0578487 chromosome 34, FALCON_Pclarkii_2.0, whole genome shotgun sequence includes these proteins:
- the LOC138370920 gene encoding uncharacterized protein, with protein sequence MPTTLTQCDHSLDIIPTTLTQCDHSLGIIPTTLTQCDHSLDIIPTTLTQCDHSLDIIPTTLTQCDHSLDIIPTTLTQCDHSLDIIPTTLTQCDHSLGIIPTTLTQCDHSLDIIPTTLTQCDHSLDIIPTTLTQCDHSLDIIPTTLTQCDHSLGIIPTTLTQCDHSLDIIPTTLTQCDHSLDIIPTTLTQCDHSLDIIPTTLTQCDHSLGIIPTTLTQCDHSLDIIPTTLTQCDHSLDIIPTTLTHCDHSLDIIPSYLHPREEPMVETP encoded by the coding sequence ATGCCAACCACCTTGACCCAATGTGACCACAGCTTGGACATTATCCCGACCACCTTGACCCAATGTGACCACAGCTTGGGCATTATCCCGACCACCTTGACCCAATGTGACCACAGCTTGGACATTATCCCGACCACCTTGACCCAATGTGACCACAGCTTGGACATTATCCCGACCACCTTGACCCAATGTGACCACAGCTTGGACATTATCCCGACCACCTTGACCCAATGTGACCACAGCTTGGACATTATCCCGACCACCTTGACCCAATGTGACCACAGCTTGGGCATTATCCCGACCACCTTGACCCAATGTGACCACAGCTTGGACATTATCCCGACCACCTTGACCCAATGTGACCACAGCTTGGACATTATCCCGACCACCTTGACCCAATGTGACCACAGCTTGGACATTATCCCGACCACCTTGACCCAATGTGACCACAGCTTGGGCATTATCCCGACCACCTTGACCCAATGTGACCACAGCTTGGACATTATCCCGACCACCTTGACCCAATGTGACCACAGCTTGGACATTATCCCGACCACCTTGACCCAATGTGACCACAGCTTGGACATTATCCCGACCACCTTGACCCAATGTGACCACAGCTTGGGCATTATCCCGACCACCTTGACCCAATGTGACCACAGCTTGGACATTATCCCGACCACCTTGACCCAATGTGACCACAGCTTGGACATTATCCCGACCACCTTGACTCACTGTGACCACAGCTTGGACATTATCCCATCATACCTCCATCCAAGAGAGGAGCCCATGGTGGAGACTCCGTAA